One window of the Burkholderia ubonensis subsp. mesacidophila genome contains the following:
- a CDS encoding ribonuclease T2, whose amino-acid sequence MLKTLIRAATALAVTAASMHAGAQTSYDYLLLASSWEPGFCATHATPECSNLAGSYAATSLSLHGLWPNSYDGNQPFFCGVPQSDIDLDNSHQWCSMDAYPVSAATRNTLSTYMPGVASCLDKHEWFKHGTCSNAASPDAYWNQAAGMISRLGNTSFNAFLQANAGRTVTRNQLLTAFEGAFGSNTRSAVSLKCTKANGVSYFTEAWIAVKTDATAQFPSAASLVTDGSTQGTCPTTGVTIAK is encoded by the coding sequence ATGCTCAAGACGCTCATCCGCGCCGCGACCGCGCTCGCCGTTACTGCCGCCTCGATGCACGCCGGCGCGCAGACCAGCTACGACTACCTGCTGCTTGCCTCCTCGTGGGAGCCGGGCTTCTGCGCGACGCATGCCACGCCGGAGTGCTCGAACCTCGCCGGCTCGTATGCGGCGACCAGCCTGTCGCTGCACGGGCTGTGGCCGAACAGCTACGACGGCAACCAGCCGTTCTTCTGCGGCGTGCCGCAGAGCGACATCGATCTCGACAACAGCCACCAGTGGTGCAGCATGGACGCATATCCGGTCAGCGCCGCGACCCGCAACACGCTGTCGACCTACATGCCGGGCGTCGCGTCGTGTCTCGACAAGCACGAGTGGTTCAAGCACGGCACCTGCTCGAACGCGGCGTCGCCCGATGCATACTGGAACCAGGCGGCCGGCATGATCAGCCGCCTCGGCAACACGTCGTTCAACGCGTTCCTGCAGGCGAACGCGGGCCGGACCGTGACCCGCAACCAGCTGCTGACCGCGTTCGAAGGCGCGTTCGGCAGCAACACGCGCAGCGCGGTGTCGCTGAAATGCACGAAGGCGAACGGCGTCAGCTATTTCACCGAGGCGTGGATCGCGGTGAAGACGGACGCGACCGCGCAGTTCCCGAGCGCCGCGTCGCTCGTGACCGACGGCAGCACGCAGGGCACGTGCCCGACGACGGGCGTGACCATCGCGAAGTAA